Proteins encoded within one genomic window of Cellulomonas xiejunii:
- a CDS encoding type 1 glutamine amidotransferase, whose amino-acid sequence MTVSLSDHVGGTDAAMPRVTVIQNSPDAGLDRFAEWLTGVDVRLVRPDLGETLPGPAEVGDGLVVLGGPMTAYDDATAPWLRPLRDLLAVVSATDVPALGICLGAQLLAVARGGRVELAAPPGREVGVIDVRWRPEAASDALVGPVVETATAARTSPQPSMHGDAVVDLPRGAVWLASSVTYPFQAFRIGSAWGLQFHPEAGVETMRAWADGHDDVDTEDVVAQMTACAEAVEACGRGLADAFVTLIRDRAATRRVSV is encoded by the coding sequence GTGACCGTTTCCCTCAGCGACCACGTCGGCGGCACGGACGCGGCGATGCCCCGCGTGACCGTCATCCAGAACTCACCTGACGCCGGCCTCGACCGCTTCGCCGAGTGGCTGACCGGCGTCGACGTGCGCCTCGTGCGCCCCGACCTCGGAGAGACGCTCCCCGGACCGGCCGAGGTCGGCGACGGTCTCGTCGTCCTGGGCGGGCCGATGACCGCGTACGACGACGCGACCGCACCGTGGCTGCGCCCCCTGCGCGACCTGCTGGCCGTCGTCAGCGCGACGGACGTCCCCGCCCTCGGCATCTGCCTGGGCGCCCAGCTGCTCGCGGTCGCACGCGGCGGACGCGTCGAGCTCGCGGCCCCGCCCGGACGTGAGGTCGGCGTGATCGACGTGCGCTGGCGTCCCGAGGCGGCGTCCGACGCGCTCGTCGGCCCGGTCGTGGAGACCGCCACGGCTGCCCGCACCAGCCCGCAGCCGAGCATGCACGGCGACGCCGTGGTCGACCTCCCGCGGGGCGCGGTGTGGCTCGCGTCGTCCGTGACGTACCCGTTCCAGGCGTTCCGCATCGGGAGCGCCTGGGGTCTGCAGTTCCACCCCGAGGCGGGCGTCGAGACCATGCGCGCCTGGGCGGACGGCCACGACGACGTCGACACCGAGGACGTCGTCGCCCAGATGACGGCGTGCGCCGAGGCTGTGGAGGCCTGCGGGCGCGGCCTCGCCGACGCCTTCGTGACCCTCATCCGCGACCGCGCCGCCACCCGCCGCGTGAGCGTCTGA